The stretch of DNA ATTaggtctattttttttttaattaagaacaagttaaagttaataataaaaaaaatggtgAAAAAAATCCTAAAATTATAATTGCACCTTGTTTCATTAAAATCGGTTCAGAATTTGGACTGAATCCTTGCCGACAGTTCAAGAAAAGAGGTTTCAAGTAAACGCGTTCAAAGTTGAATGTTTAAAAGGCAACCTTATCTGGCATAAGCCCAATTTAGGAAAATCTGTGTATTAAGTTTTATGTCCTTAATTTCGATATACAGTTGATCAAGAAGAGCCTTATATTTTTAATGGTCAACTAGTTTTACTTTCCATAGTAAAGCTTTACAGTATAGTTTACCTAGATTACACTGTCAACTCAAAAAGATCTTAACTAAACTTAAAGTAATCTTAATAACACCTTAGCTTTgctgaattttatttatttaacgaTTAACACATCACTTCAAAATGCCGCGACGTAAGCCTACCACGAAAACCGATGTCATTGGAAGTTTGGATCTCAATCCCGAAGATGCAGTCGGTGAATATCGCCTTTCGCTTCAGCAGGAGCAGTTCTTTGTGTAAGTgaaatgaatttaattaagataTACCCAAACCGTGATGGCATGGATTTCACAGTAAGCCACCCAATTGGGACTCGGCTGGGGATTCGATTGAGATGCTTTACATAGCCAATGTGAGGGAAAATGAATCCATGTGTGAACTGCAACGTCAATTGCTGCGCGATGCCAAGCGACAGACTGCACTCAATTATCAGAGGATACGAAAGATGTACAAAATACAGGAGCGATTGCGCAAACGTTTCATTGAGGTGAATGGCTTTATTAAGGACTGTGCGGACAAGAAGCGATCTGCAGATAAAGCCATACACGACGAGACAGCACATCATAAAGAGTTAATCAAGGACATCAATGAATTTAAGAATTCCGTATCAGTGTTGAATACATTTCGACAAGCCTTGAAGGGAACAGTCCGTGAATTTGAACCATATGAGCGCGTGTTAAATGATGTTGTAAAGATATCAGATATTTTTGTCTCTCCCAAGGACTGTATGGATCGCTGCGATGCATTGAGTAAGAAGATCTCATTCTAGTTTAGTCTTACAGTCAAtcgtttttttgctttttacagtGCTTGCTCAAGTTGAAATTAACAGGCTGGGCAATAGGAAACTTTTGGAGATTGAAGAAATGCGTCAACGTATGCTTAAGATTACCAGTGAAGC from Drosophila willistoni isolate 14030-0811.24 chromosome 2R unlocalized genomic scaffold, UCI_dwil_1.1 Seg200, whole genome shotgun sequence encodes:
- the LOC6641526 gene encoding uncharacterized protein LOC6641526; amino-acid sequence: MPRRKPTTKTDVIGSLDLNPEDAVGEYRLSLQQEQFFVKPPNWDSAGDSIEMLYIANVRENESMCELQRQLLRDAKRQTALNYQRIRKMYKIQERLRKRFIEVNGFIKDCADKKRSADKAIHDETAHHKELIKDINEFKNSVSVLNTFRQALKGTVREFEPYERVLNDVVKISDIFVSPKDCMDRCDALMLAQVEINRLGNRKLLEIEEMRQRMLKITSEAALAVLGLKNDLAKLERSYNQSRTLCLKWEKTLSTCKDSIIGYDLDKDRTLDGIQTIYRTLCKRRDITAKYPRSAMEPAMDFIKREIELLNAVLREMETTGTNKSEKTELNETAYC